A genomic region of Maniola hyperantus chromosome 5, iAphHyp1.2, whole genome shotgun sequence contains the following coding sequences:
- the LOC138402383 gene encoding protein TonB-like, translating into MDSVADGSFEPRAALAMTDADWSTANTPAPRYAFTTRNRLVSRSPDQEPEEPKPQDPKSQEPKPQELKAQEPKPQELKAQEPKAQEPKAQDPKIKMVRTKSQTSQHEDEHDEHVASQEPTPRATNPARPVQIHFMESSPSTSAGPRQEPIVEALW; encoded by the exons ATGGATAGTGTTGCGGACGGGAGCTTCGAGCCACGCGCAGCGCTGGCGATGACTGACGCTGATTGGTCGACTGCCAACACCCCCGCTCCCCGCTACGCCTTCACCACCCGCAATCGCCTTGTCTCCCGCTCG ccggatcaAGAACCAGAAGAACCGAAGCCTCAAGATCCGAAGTCTCAAGAACCGAAGCCTCAAGAACTGAAGGCTCAAGAACCGAAGCCTCAAGAACTGAAGGCTCAAGAACCGAAGGCTCAAGAACCGAAGGCTCAAGATCCGAAGATCAAGATGGTTCGAACTAAGAGTCAAACCTCACAACATGAAGATGAACACGACGAGCACGTTGCGTCGCAAGAACCGACCCCTCGCGCGACGAACCCAGCTCGCCCTGTTCAGATTCACTTCATGGAGTCGTCTCCATCAACTAGTGCCGGCCCACGGCAAGAACCCATTGTTGAGGCACTGTGGTAG